The window gTCGTGGCACGGTGTGTTGAAAATTTTAATGTGCCGTCCACTGTGACTCCAAATAGAGAATGGTGCAGGGGCAAAGTACGTCCCTGTCCCCGTGAGCTCTGTCTGATCCCGTCCGCAGAAGCCTCGAACGGTTttcaaagtataaaaagaaacaatattctgtacaactgttgttttataaatcacaatcgatacagaacaagggaggggggagacaccAGACCCGCGCTAattgtggtttttattttttagcatgggagcGAGACTTTTTTACCACTCCCGCACCGGGAAAATGTTTTGCTGCCGCACCTGCGGTAAACCttggtaaacaaaaaaaaatgttgccgTGTCGTTCTCTACTCCAAAATCTTTCTCTTGGATGTGACGCCTAACTCAGAAGCTGGTATTTTATCCTCACTTACATCACTCTCCACTTTTCAacgttaagggccctgtttagtaagccacgctagcgtttttagtaaacagggccgtagctttcatctgtcatttagctGCCCAGTGTCCTCACAAGGTTGCTTCACTGATCCTCTCAATGTTCTAACAACTGTCCgtcattttgtgtcatctgcaactgGGACCTCCTTACCCATCACTCCTATTTCCAGCCGTTTATGAATTTGCTCCCAGGACTGAGCTTTTTCCATGCTGTTAACCGACTGTTAACAGCTCTCCGTTTCTTGTCTTTTACAAGTTCATCCACAATGGGCAGGTCTTAAAACCcgtgatttttaaaaatttcctaaGGAATCCTTCGTGGGGGAACTTtgcaaacgctttctgaaaatgcaAATACACCGCAGcagccagctcacctttatccactgcTGAAGGAAAAATCTCCAATTAAGTCTTTGTGGTGAAAAATTCCCTCACATTTTCATAATTGGCTTAAAAGTCTGTATGTCAAAGAATGAGCCTGGGGTGGGTAGGAACCAAACAGAAACAGACAGACAGCTTTCACCAGCCCTGTtgcatttttttactttttaaatagattttttgtttaggattgtaactgctgctctgtgcaggttccCCCTCTTTTGTTTAGGGGTGTAACTGCCGCTCTGTGCAGGTTCCCCCCTCTTTTGTTTAGGGGTGTAACTGCTGCCTCTTTAAGTTTTGCTTTCAATAGAAACAGAGACTCACTAAAAGCATAATAGGTGGGAGCAGTCCCAGCGGCAAATGTACCCTCTGTGCCATTCCCCCAGCTGCTCCTGCCCCATCCCGGTCTCACAACCTAGCAAGGGAAACCCATGGATAGGGCCCAGTTTAGGTAGGACTGCCTGGCTTGTGCCCGGGGTCCTTGCACTGGCCCCACCTACCTCGGCCCCCAGAAGCAAACAGCCCTGCACAAAGCAACGCCTTCTGTAAACAAGGTGTGTACTCTATCCAGGTacctgcaattttttttaataaaagaggtgTAGAATGCAATTACACCCCCACACGCACTGGAGCCCTGGGCAGGGCTGCCTGCAAAGCACGTGAAAGTAGATCTATTCCTCCATGTAAAACAGGCTTACCTGTTGAAAAAGCTGCATAAAATTATCTGGCAATGGAAAAAGTCTGAAATCTGCTCCCTTATATCTACCCCTCTCCTCTTCCTTGGATCCAGACACACACATAGTAAATGTGACTCAGAGCCTGGGCAATAACTGCTCCAGCTCACTCTGTTCTGCCAATGCAGCAGCAGCTGAATCTATCCCCATTCACTAAAGCTGTCTGGGTGTAGGGGCAGAAATATCACTTAGCCCCACTCCTGCCCACCCAGCACCCTTCCTCCACGGGCCTGGGTCGGGCTACGCGGGCAGGTAGAAGGAACCAGGGGTTGTAGCCCCCACTGCTAGGTGGCTGGGCCCATAAAGCTCCCTGGCAGGTTCCGCCCACAGCTTCATTTGGTTTGGGTTAGAGGCCCAGGACACTTTGCCCCTTGCACCCACCTGAAGCTGCCACCAGGCAGATAAAAAGGTAGAAATCGtgtaaaagctgctttttttttgggggggggggggcggaggattGGTCTCCAGATGTGCATAAGTAAGAGAGCAAAGGCGGATAGAAATCACAGCTGAGCACAATAAAGGAAGGAACAAACATGATTTGCATTTTCTCTGAAACGCTGCCGATTTGACCAGCCTCACTAACATCATTCTTCGTGCTTTATCATCTTAATCACGGTAGAAGAACAATCCCACACCTCCAGCTTGACATTTTTATGATGCATTTTGCTACCGCAATAAATTTGGGATCAGGCGCTGCCTGTGCGGAAAGCATGCATGCAAAGAGAGCAGAAGGACCACTGCAAGCCAAGACAGCGCAAGACGAGACAAAGCAAGCAACAAgactccctcacgctcccccccaccccgttgCGAAAAGGACCAGGAGTTGCACGGACACACAACTTTCACGGGAGAAGGAGTGTGGTGTGTGTGGACCCCCGATCCCGAGCTGCTCGTCGTGCCCTGCATGCAGAAAGGCACTAGTACTGAGGGGGCCGGGGGCGGCTCTCGTCTGGGCCCTCCCCTACAAGAGGAGGGGCGCAGCGCTGCAGCCATTCTCTCTGCCTCATTCATTGGCACTAGTAGCGGGCGGCGGCGGAGGAGGACGGGCAATCGCTGTGTGGAGTTACCGGGCAGACATGGTTCCCATCGCTCGCCTGCTCTGGCTCTCGGTCGCCGCGCTTTTCCTCCGGTTACCCGGGAGTGTCTGCAACAACAGGCATGCAATCCACTGGAACAGCTCCAACCACCAGTAAGTGCATGCACAGCCCCCAGATCCGCACAAGTTTCTTTGAGGGATatttggtgttggggggggggggtgtgttaaGAAAGTTGGTTGCAAGGGCAGGCGGGCGGGCCCGGGTACCGGATCGGACCTGGCGGGCCCGGACTCCGATCTCTTGTTACAGGTAGCTGGTTTGCTTTCTACTTCTTTTGTCACGATTTGGCCGGCAAACTGGACTCTGTGCAGACAAAAGAGGGTTGGGGGTGAGGCTTCaaggggtgtgggaggggggtgcggATGCATCGCTCTGCCCTGCGGGAACCTGGAGGAGAAAGGCAGCGGGAAAATGGTGCAGCCGTTTGGGTCAACGAATGGGGAGTCTCCACCCATTCCTGGAACTGCAGAAATTGGAAATCTGggcccggaggggggaggggaattgggggggggggaggcttttgTCTGTGGCTGCAGACTGGGAGGAGGTGGCTTTAACCCGCCTAGTGCTAGagtctcctggggggggggggagaggagggatctGGGGGTCCTATGCACAGGGCAGAtgaggatcgggggggggggcagctgctcAGGTACCCCGCTTCCTTGCACCCTAGTCGGGAAGCAGGAGGCTTGTCTCAGCTCACATCTGGGATTCATTTCCTTCttcggagattttttttttttttttttttttgctggtccCCTGCTGGGCTGCCGAGGAGCCCCAGGGTCTTGCAAGGACCGCAGTGTGTACTGGGAGGGGGCACCTTAACATCTGCCCcagcattctccccccccccccccccccccggcaggttGAGGTTTGATTAATGCAAGCCGAGGGCTCTGAGCGCACAGAACGGGAGCCATAAATCAGCCAAGTAACGCTGAGCTCATGGAATCAGTtcaccttgtccttttttttttttagtgcttccGCTgggtccgggggtgggggggggggggggggaaggaggcctCCAGCGCTTTACTCGAAtgatgaaaggggggggggggtgcatggcaGAGCTGAAAACATCTGGAAACCTTCTGTTTCTCGGCTCGGAGCAGGTCACTCAGCATCTCTATGCTGGCATCtaaatgtaagctctttggggagGGGACGCCCGAAATTTTGTGCAGTCTTGTTTATACTTATGTGAGTAACACCAGGAGCTGAGCTCCAGGAGGTTTCTGGCCTAGCACAGCCAGGTTTCCATAAGGAGGCTTGGAGGAAGGGTTGAGTGTTGGGTGACAGATACTGTCCCAGCCTCTTGCTGGTGGGGGGGATTGAGTTTCTTAGAAATCCCAATTCTGATGCTTGAGGTGTAGAAGCTGAGGGGCCCTATCAGTGttagctcctgttttgtttttccttcccTTAAGCTGAGACAgacccctcttccctcctcccttatTACTAAAGAAGCTGAGCTAAGCCTAACCAGGCCTGAACAGGGCACCTTGGTCTGATGTGGGCGTTTAAGCTAATTTAGCTGTTCTCTTTCTCCCAGCCTAATTTCATCCTCCCAGGGCTCTGCCGCCTTCCATCCTTGAGTAAGGTTGAAATACAGAACACGATGGCTGATGAAGACCATTAGGGGTCCATCTGCTTCCAATGCTATCGAAATCCCCTCTTATCTCCAGCTTTCTTACCATTTCTTCACTCACTCACAGCCCCCTTGAAAGCTGACCTCTTGCTCTTTCTGGTGACTTTCTTGGAGGAATTCGAACGTCATCTCTATTTGCAAACTTAAGTTTCTTGTCACCTTGCTCCTGgtgcaaagtctcctctggaCCCTCCCTCTCTATTGTGGCCCCCAACCTCAGATGATTTATAGACCACCGACTTCCTCCACAACTGTATAAAGCTGTTACCCCAGAGACATGATTTTTCACTGATTCGCAGAACATCGGATAAACACACAAGCAATTCAATGAACCGTTTTCTAAAAGCTTTCCCCATCTGTTTTAGATCTTGCACATGGGTGTCTGTCTGGGGGAAATCTAGTATCTTCACAAAAAGACAAACTCTTTCTGCTAACCCACTGAGACTAGATCAGGaagatgctgaaaaacaaaatcagcCCTGAGGCTCTCTGTTAAtcacctttctttttttccagtgACTTCCAGTAACCACCACTCAACCAACCAGTGTGAAATCCAGTCTGCTAGCCTGGGCTCACTGTGGGGCTGTTAAGTTTATCAGGTCAAAACATTTGTTGAAATCCCAAGTGGACCACATCAAAGGCATGTCCCTGATCTCTCACTCTGGCCAGTTGGAAGGGGCATCCTGGTGGGTCAGTGGACTGTGTGAGGGACCTGCTCTGACATCTGGCCAACAGCTGGCAGTTGCCTCCCTTTTTCTGACACTGCAGGGCATGGGTGAGGTGTGTCTTGCTAATATTTCTGGCAGGATTAACTTGACACACCTACCAATGAGCCCTGTCTGAGTCTCCACAGGGTGCGgtgtggtgggggaaggggggggggcttgcagcTGTAGTGTATTTCCCCTGTATCACGTTTGCAGATAGACACACTCGTATCTTGTGAAAGTCCAGCATATAGTGAAAAATATTCCCGCAAAGACGGAATACTGTCTGGCACAGCCTTGGGTTGTCTGTGCTGAAAGTTCATCCTCCTGATCTGTCAACGGACGGACGGATGCAGACATGGTTGTCTTTGTGTCTGTGGCATTTGTACTCTATACTTGCTTTCGAAAATAATTCTGAAAACATAGAGTGATAACCTGAGATGGATTttagctgtgtgtgtgttgtgatAAATGTAATTTTAAACTGGTTTTAAATTGGCTTTAAGTAATAAGGTTATGTTTAATTTAGgtctttgttttctgtatttatcTTTGTTTGGTACATTTTCTTTACTGTTGATTGTACCATACCTTGAATTTTATGTAGGTGTGTAATAATGATTTGGTAAACTAATCCAGCTAAAATATAATGTTCTGGTGTGGGCAAGAATCCTTCATGGCCAGTAAGCCACATTATGATTTGCAGTGGCCCAGTGTTGCAAGGAGCTATAGGGGCAATTTGCAGAAAACACAGGAATGTAACTTTGCCTGCCTTAAGGGTTTTAATACAGGAGACGGATAAGCTAGATTAAATGTGGGTCTGTGTCGCTGTGCAGCTCCTGAATCCATTGTGTCCCCTGGATTGCTGGCATTGGCAGGGAATTCCCTTACATCCTTTGCACAGATTATAGGCGAGTTTTCTCATACCGGAATCTTAGTAAGAgctgtcttctctcccccccaccccctggccGCCTCCTATCCATgctagctatttatttatttattgggatttattaactgcctttatgaagagattcacccaaggtggttgtACAGAGGTCCAGTTTAacgtaaaacttacaattttgttaacagcataacaaaataaacataaataaaagaggTAAACACGAGAACAGTAAATTATAagctaataataggactaacatgaaacaatatcaaaactatacgtgggggggggggggctgggaaaaTATTCTAGGAAAGTTGCGATTTTAACACCTTCCACCCTCTTAGGAGTCTGTTGAGAGGCAATTACTGTCCTGCCACCCCTCGCAGTGGAAGACGCGGACTGTCTGCTTGCTGGATGTACAGCGTTTCCTACGCTGAGGAGGGCTGGGGGAGATTCGCGGTGGTCCCTCGCTCGCTGCTGCTGGTTATTGAGCTTTCGGTAGAGGTATTCTTCGGTGGACTTTCAACGTCCGGCTGTCTAGAAGGTGCAAACGTGGTTTCTGATTTCTGGAGGACGCTGGTATTCTGAGGCTTTGCCTCGATGAGACTGCGTAAACTCCTGGGAGCACAGACCGTCTCTTCTGTGTATCAGTACAGCACCACATTTGGTTTATACAGAAATATGGGCCCGGGTTCTGTGTTCTCATGTTGTCAGTGCTTATGGAAGGGACTTAGCAAACCCTGGAAGGTGTTTTGCTAACACTTGTTAACCATCCGGTTCTGTGTTCGTCTTTACAGCATATTTTTGCTTTCTGTTCAAATACGGAGAGCCAAAGATGAACAGGTGAGAGCTTCAGCCTGGACTAATGATGCACTTTGCAGGTAACTTTATAAGGTGTTTTCCATATAGCAAGGATGTTTTATAGGTGGATGAGTGGTAAGTACGCCTGCACTGGGGAAAGAGTTCATGGGACAGAGTTGCGATACATGTGCCCATTATAAATCAGATGTGAATGTGCACATCGGCGTTTTCACGCTGTCGGGGCTGGATCTGGGAGCCTCACTTATAAATCCACATAGTGCTGCTTACAGACACTCGGACCCTTTGTGACTAGCCCACCGGTTGCCAAACAGGTCCTGGTGTGGCACGGTCCGTCCAGTTCTTGAGATAACCACAGCGAACGTTTATGCACTTTTTGGAGACCTACTACAGTCTGTCCTTGGAGCAGTGGACTTAGGGAAGAGCAGACAGCTgccaaaaaatgaaagaaaatttcattaaaaattgctgaaaaaaatgaaagaaaaaaaaaacgataCTACACAGAAAAATGGGCgttaaaataacaaaaatatataaatacacacaGTTCACACATACAACAGGGGCTTGTTGAAAATAGGAAACATTGAGGGCAAAGAACTATGCCCTCCTCTGAGGATGGAACTGGCCTTGCAGCTTTATCTGCTACAGAATCACTGGGGTCCCTAGATTAGCTTTGTCTGGCCAGTTTCTGTCCTGAGAGTAATAAAGGAGCCTCACTGCTTCTTCCTTCAGAAGCATCCTAAAATCCAGCAGTGCTCCTGTCCCTTCCTTTCAGGATTTCTGGAGCAGAGCAGGAGACTTAGGCAGTCTGGTACAGTCCTAACTGGGAAGTGTCTGGAGAGATGTTCAGCTCCCACTgtaccgtttttttttttttctgtcttctgcTGTATAAaacctggggtggggtgggaggggggaccacAAATCCAGTCCTGTCCTGTGGCGATATATTTCAGTACCTAATCGTCAGCATCTCTGAGTTTCGCAGCAGGGAAGGGGCCCCTCTGCCTTCTGGTTACAGTTCCCTGGATACTTTCTGTTGTGTTCTGGAACAATTTTTATAGCTTGCGACAGTCGAGGTGCAGAAAGAAGCTGCGTCAAAAGATGGAGAGCTGCAAATGCAGCAGCGAGAGTGGAAAAAAAAGACAGTTTACCTGAAATATTCTGTTTAATCACAGTGAGATTTGGAAATGGTGCACAAAAACAGACATTGGGCAGAGTTCTGATTTAAGAAAGCTCATTAGCTGCACAGGAGCTGACAGCGGGGGTGGAAGCAAGGAATTCACCCTCATTTTCTCAACAGCTTTACAAAACTTATTTTCTGTCTCTTAATTTGGATGAATTCTGCTCCTCTGGTTCTCTTTAACTTTAGCTAGTACAGATGTGCGTGTCCTGGTGTTCTCATGCCCTtttaaccccctcctcccccaccactcTTTAAGAGGGAGTTGGTCACACACCTTAATCTCTGCATTTTGGAAAAATAGTACAGtaaatgaccccctccccccctcaggcTTTGAGGGTTCTGTTAGGACAGATGGTGATGGAAGGGAAGCCTTGCAGATCTTATCAAGAggctctgctctttttttttggttcctttctgttttcattCCTGGGCTGCTGTGACAGGCTCTGGTTCCCTTAGGGGCAGTGGTTCAGGGATGCAGTGcattcctttcctcctccctGAATTTTGGAGGGCAAGGCCTGGTCCCTGCATCTGAGGTGTCCTCAGGACCCAACTCACTCTTAACCTGTCTACCAAACAGTTAGTTTCCACCTGTGTCGTAAGCCTTGCAAGAACCTGCTGCAGGTTTTCCGTGGATATGtgtggaaggaaaggagaggtCTGAGGACAGCGGAATCACTGATGGGTTACATCCTAGCTAGACATTTAATAAATCTCAGGTTTATCGTATACAGACATGCCGACTTTCTATAATCCCAGAACGTAGATTGCTGTTCCCTGAAATGTGGAGAAATAGAAGCTGAGAACAGATAAGGAGATCAAACCCAACTACCTTCCTGTTATAATAATGTGTCGTACATGATCTCTGGTTTTATACTGAAACAGCGATGAGATCAGACTACCTGAGAGGCCGTGTGAGgaaggaacacccccccccccccccacgtggtcTGGATCGCTCAGGTGTTTCATTTTCTATGGGTAATTCTCAAGTCCGTTAATTCACTAGGGAAATTCTTGAATTATCTGCCTATTTTGTCTCACCCACCTTCTCTGGCAAGTCTTTCCATTcatttctttcccctccccccttccttcacAGTTTCCTTTCTGTCTGAACAGTGCTGTGTGTCTGTTTCCCCATTCACCACCAGGCTACATTCTGCCAACCCAGTACCCATCCACTTGGACACTGCCTGCTGCTTTCTGGAGGcagaaaatgaagaagaaagaggcAAATGTGTAGGATTCATCCAGCTTTTGGTCTAGAGCAGGggagggcaacctttatacagagAGTACCGATGTTCACGTTGCCCTATCTGGAAGGTATTGTTGGAACCAGAAATGCATTAAAAATGGTGGAAGcgaactgctagagtggctattctgaacaTTTTTGAAAGTACGGTATTTAAAATTGGCAAAACTCTGTGTCTACTTCCCATGGTCTCGTGGGTCACAGTTGCTCACCCCTGATCTCGAGCCTCGTCCTTTATCAAGGCACGTTTTGCAGCTGGAGCCCATTTCGGAGATTGCAGATGTGTGTTTTGTCTCTCTGTGTGGTCTACATACGTCTGTGAGTGTATCTGTGTTGTATATAAAATGTATTTACACACAAACACGCCTTTGTATAAGTGTGGGGGTGTTTTCACTATGTTCATCTCTTTATGTGTCTTCTGGATATGAGACTCTGTTTATAATTAACATTAGGTGTATAGACGTAGGAAGACAGCTATTAGCCAACTCTGTATCAGACACATTCCCCAGGTCTTGTCTTCATGCTTCACATATGTCAGTGTTACACCTGCATGGGGGCTtggatgagccccccccccctaatttgcTTCCATTCTTGAGGGTGGAAgctttaaacaaacaaacaaataaactgtTATCTGCTTAGCTACAAAAGGAAAATCCGAAATAAGCATTgtttggatttgggatgtttgGCTAATACTGGTGCTTTGAaatgctcccccctccccggatCCCCCCTTCTTCTTTGGATTTTATTTATCTTGAGGttccccctttcctctccctcaCCTCATTCCTTGCTGGTGACAGGGTCTTGCAATGCCCACCCATGGCTCTTTCTTCTGCCACCTGAGTCGTGAGTAAAGGCaggaagggccccccccccccccaatgtttatCCCATTTTCATCCCTTCAGACTCGCAACAAAAATTCTTAGGCTGCCTcttaaatatattattattatccaGGAAAGTCTGTTCTGTCTTGTCATGCTGGTCTCATAGCTTTTCTCATTGAATTACTGTTTTCCCCTTCAGCAATGGACCAAAGAGACAACAGGCTTTATGCTGTGTGCCGCTTCAAGGCGATGCTTCTGATAATTATCGTCATTGGTGGAGATAGGCTAGGCTTTCATTCAGGAGGATCTTTCTGATCTGGTACAGATCCATGTTAAAGAAGCCGGGAGCCTTTCAGTCCCTGAAAATGCAATTCCCCGCTGTCTGTCTCTGGGGATGGGTCTGCTGTTGCTTTGTGATTGAAGTCTCACCACcccgtttcccttccctccccctctggtTCCATCAAGGATCCCCATCTCATCCCTTCAGCCGCCAAACTCTCTCCTTTATGTGTGAAGGGGTGCCTGTGATTATGGTCCATCTCTGGTACTTTTATAAGCACAGCTACCCCAGTTACTGCACTGACCCTGTGGACAGGCCGGGGGCTGCCAGCATACAAACCCAAACTCAGAGAGAGATGGCAAGGTGAGGGTTCAGTGGCTTGTAACCCGTGTGAAGCAGTGTTTGTGTTGCAGGAGGCACTCAAAGCCCGTCTTCAGAGGCCCTGCCTTGGCTCCCCATGCTCTCCAGCCAAATTCCAGGCCGAAACCCCCTCAATTGCCGTCCCTGTTTTGTGATTGTGTGGTGAGCAGAGGGGACAAAAGAAAGGGCAGGGAGTGGATAAGACCAGAGTAAACGGGGGTTTTAAAATATTATGCTCCGTTGGTTTTCAGCTCAGTCTTTCCAGAACA is drawn from Microcaecilia unicolor chromosome 14, aMicUni1.1, whole genome shotgun sequence and contains these coding sequences:
- the EFNA3 gene encoding ephrin-A3 isoform X2 is translated as MMHFATAINLGSGAACAESMHAKRAEGPLQAKTAQDETKQATRLPHAPPHPVAKRTRSCTDTQLSREKECGVCGPPIPSCSSCPACRKALVLRGPGAALVWALPYKRRGAALQPFSLPHSLALVAGGGGGGRAIAVWSYRADMVPIARLLWLSVAALFLRLPGSVCNNRHAIHWNSSNHHLRREGYTVQVNVNDYLDIYCPHYNESSPEHKVEQYILFMVNYDGYRTCNTSQGSKRWECNRPHSVHSPIKFSEKFQRYSAFSLGYEFHAGHEYYYISTPTHNHRRACLRMKVFVCCASSNFNPEIPKLEKSISGTSPKREHLHVTVAISLFLMTFLAS